A single genomic interval of Streptomyces sp. 1222.5 harbors:
- a CDS encoding MFS transporter, with translation MDTSESSTGTDTDTPAAEAPPGRGWRRWAMDTRPLRVPAFRRLWSSTIVTAVGSQLTAVAVPKQIYDITHSSAWVGYASLAGLVPMVAFALWGGAVADTVDRRKLLLVTNGGIAVTSLLFWAQALTGLDSVVVLVVLLAVQQAFFGLNSPARSASVARLVPPAQLPAANALGSTVMQTGLVAGPLLAGALIPVIGLPELYLIDALALCATLWAVYRLPALPPLGGPAARRAGLREIGEGFRYLLLRKVLLLSFLADIVAMVFGMPRALFPELAAQTYGSYGEGLALGVLFAGIPVGAVLGGLFSGVFSRARRHGWMVIGAVVGWGVAIAGFGLSGNLWIAMAFLAAAGVADMVSMVFRGAILLSAATDEMRGRMQGVFTVVVAGGPRLADVLHGTAGSAFGPRAAVAGGGVLVVAAMLTLAFAMPALRRYRI, from the coding sequence GTGGACACGAGCGAGAGCAGTACCGGCACCGACACCGACACGCCGGCGGCCGAGGCCCCGCCGGGGCGCGGCTGGCGCCGCTGGGCGATGGACACCCGTCCCCTGCGTGTCCCCGCCTTCCGGCGCCTGTGGTCGTCGACGATCGTCACCGCCGTGGGCAGTCAGCTCACCGCCGTGGCCGTGCCCAAGCAGATCTACGACATCACGCACTCCTCGGCCTGGGTCGGCTACGCGAGCCTCGCGGGCCTCGTGCCCATGGTGGCCTTCGCGCTGTGGGGCGGAGCCGTCGCGGACACCGTGGACCGCCGCAAGCTGCTGCTGGTCACCAACGGCGGTATCGCGGTGACCTCACTGCTGTTCTGGGCGCAGGCCCTCACAGGGCTGGACTCGGTCGTCGTCCTGGTGGTGCTCCTGGCCGTGCAGCAGGCGTTCTTCGGCCTCAACTCCCCGGCCCGCAGCGCCTCCGTCGCCCGTCTCGTCCCGCCCGCGCAACTGCCCGCCGCCAACGCCCTCGGCTCCACGGTGATGCAGACCGGACTGGTGGCGGGCCCGCTGCTGGCCGGCGCCCTCATACCCGTCATCGGGCTGCCCGAGCTGTACCTGATCGACGCCCTGGCGCTCTGCGCGACCCTGTGGGCGGTGTACCGGCTGCCCGCGCTGCCGCCGCTCGGCGGCCCCGCCGCGCGCCGGGCCGGGCTGCGCGAGATCGGGGAGGGGTTCCGCTACCTCCTCCTGCGCAAGGTGCTGCTGCTCTCCTTCCTCGCCGACATCGTCGCCATGGTCTTCGGCATGCCCCGGGCGCTGTTCCCGGAACTCGCCGCGCAGACGTACGGCTCCTACGGCGAAGGTCTGGCGCTCGGCGTGCTGTTCGCGGGCATCCCGGTGGGCGCGGTGCTCGGCGGTCTGTTCTCGGGCGTGTTCTCGCGGGCCCGCCGCCACGGCTGGATGGTCATCGGGGCGGTGGTCGGCTGGGGCGTGGCCATCGCCGGGTTCGGCCTGAGCGGCAATCTGTGGATCGCCATGGCCTTCCTCGCGGCGGCCGGTGTCGCGGACATGGTCTCGATGGTGTTCCGCGGGGCGATCCTGCTGTCCGCGGCGACCGACGAGATGCGCGGCCGGATGCAGGGCGTGTTCACGGTCGTCGTCGCCGGCGGTCCGCGCCTGGCCGACGTGCTGCACGGGACCGCGGGTTCCGCCTTCGGCCCCCGCGCCGCCGTCGCGGGCGGCGGCGTCCTGGTCGTCGCCGCCATGCTGACGCTGGCCTTCGCCATGCCGGCACTGCGCCGGTACCGGATCTGA
- a CDS encoding LysR family transcriptional regulator ArgP encodes MMTELPLEQVRTLLAVVDEGTFDAAAAALHVTPSAVSQRVKALEQRTGRVLLQRTKPVRPTESGAVLVRFARQLARLERDARGELGLSGAGEPTRVSVAVNADSLATWFLPALPRVAGLCFELHREDEDHTAALLREGLVMAAVTSSAEPVPGCTVRPLGRMRYLPVAAPEFTRDRLDGRPLQDALSEAPVVAFDRKDDFQDGFVRRLGGVSAGSSRHLVPTSEGFVAAVAAGLGWGMVPEAQAVPLLDEGRLALIDPGEWVDVTLHWQQWRLDSPALAALADSVAQTAARALRR; translated from the coding sequence GTGATGACGGAGCTTCCCCTGGAGCAGGTGCGGACCCTGCTCGCCGTGGTCGACGAGGGCACCTTCGACGCGGCGGCCGCGGCCCTGCACGTGACGCCGTCAGCCGTCAGCCAGCGGGTCAAGGCCCTGGAGCAGCGGACCGGCCGGGTACTGCTCCAGCGCACCAAACCGGTGCGCCCCACGGAGTCGGGCGCGGTGCTGGTGCGGTTCGCCCGGCAGCTCGCCCGGCTGGAGCGGGACGCCCGGGGCGAGCTGGGGCTGAGCGGCGCCGGGGAGCCGACCCGGGTGTCCGTCGCGGTGAACGCCGACTCGCTGGCGACCTGGTTCCTGCCGGCGCTGCCCCGGGTCGCGGGACTCTGCTTCGAACTGCACCGGGAGGACGAGGACCACACGGCGGCCCTGCTGCGGGAGGGGCTGGTGATGGCGGCGGTGACCTCGTCGGCCGAGCCGGTCCCCGGCTGCACGGTCCGCCCGCTGGGCCGGATGCGCTATCTGCCCGTCGCGGCACCGGAGTTCACCCGCGACCGGCTGGACGGCCGGCCGCTGCAGGACGCGCTGTCCGAGGCTCCCGTCGTGGCCTTCGACCGCAAGGACGACTTCCAGGACGGCTTCGTACGCCGGCTCGGCGGGGTGTCCGCGGGATCGTCACGGCATCTGGTGCCCACCTCGGAGGGCTTCGTGGCCGCGGTCGCCGCGGGGCTCGGCTGGGGCATGGTCCCCGAAGCCCAGGCCGTCCCGCTGCTCGACGAGGGGCGGCTGGCCCTGATCGATCCCGGGGAGTGGGTGGATGTCACGCTCCACTGGCAGCAGTGGCGGCTCGACTCCCCCGCGCTCGCGGCGCTGGCGGACTCGGTGGCGCAGACGGCGGCGCGGGCGCTGCGCCGCTGA
- a CDS encoding ATP-binding protein: MRDNHRAGAIAAPREPRPLPCRPADARRTVRSAVTEGCRARAVQCAPKAMEDALLVTSELATNAILHGGGITGFDVDVDSHGVRVSVSDGSDEVPVALATADEHGRCLPHGRGWPIICRLARDVRVAELPFGGKRITAVVPLD; the protein is encoded by the coding sequence ATGCGCGACAACCACCGGGCCGGCGCCATCGCCGCACCGAGGGAACCGCGTCCGCTGCCGTGCCGGCCGGCCGACGCGCGCAGAACGGTACGGTCGGCGGTCACCGAAGGGTGCCGGGCCCGGGCCGTGCAATGCGCTCCGAAGGCCATGGAGGACGCCCTGCTGGTCACCTCGGAGCTCGCGACCAACGCCATCCTGCACGGCGGCGGCATCACCGGCTTCGACGTGGACGTCGACTCCCACGGCGTACGGGTCTCGGTGAGCGACGGCAGCGATGAGGTCCCCGTGGCGCTCGCGACCGCGGACGAGCACGGCCGCTGCCTGCCGCACGGCCGCGGCTGGCCCATCATCTGCCGGCTGGCGCGGGACGTCAGGGTCGCCGAGCTGCCCTTCGGCGGCAAGCGCATCACCGCCGTCGTACCGCTCGACTGA
- a CDS encoding NAD(P)/FAD-dependent oxidoreductase has protein sequence MNTVTRPRILVVGAGFAGVDCVRRLERKLSPDEAAVTLVTPYAYQLYLPLLPQVASGVLTPQSIALSLRRSKKYRTRIIPGGAIGVDLKAKVCVIRTITDKIVDEPYDYIVLAPGSVTRTFDIPGLTEHAFGMKTLAEAAYVRDHVISQLDLADASDDPAERAARLQFVVVGGGYAGTETAACLQRLTHAAVQRYPRLDPGLIKWHLIDIAPKLMPELGDKLGRSAQEILKRRGIDVSLGVSIDKATGEEVTFTDGRVVPTHTLIWTAGVVASPLIATLGAETIKGRLAVTAEMCLPGHDGVFALGDAAAVPDEAKGVPGAVCPPTAQHAMRQGRKVADNVIATLRNQPMAPYVHKDLGLVVDLGGKDAVSKPLGIELRGLPAQLVARGYHWGALRTNVAKARVMTNWLLNAVAGDDFVRTGFQARKPARLKDFEFTDSYLTPEQVRARVEGKALEQS, from the coding sequence ATGAACACCGTGACACGACCCAGGATCCTGGTGGTTGGCGCGGGCTTCGCCGGAGTCGATTGCGTCCGCCGCCTGGAGCGGAAGCTGTCCCCGGACGAGGCCGCCGTCACCCTGGTGACGCCCTACGCCTACCAGCTCTATCTGCCGCTGCTGCCCCAGGTCGCCTCCGGCGTGCTGACGCCGCAGTCGATCGCCCTCTCGCTGCGCCGCAGCAAGAAGTACCGCACCCGGATCATTCCGGGCGGCGCCATCGGTGTGGACCTGAAGGCCAAGGTGTGCGTCATCCGCACCATCACCGACAAGATCGTCGACGAACCGTACGACTACATCGTGCTGGCGCCGGGCAGCGTGACCCGGACCTTCGACATCCCCGGGCTGACCGAGCACGCCTTCGGGATGAAGACCCTCGCCGAGGCCGCGTACGTCCGTGACCACGTCATCTCGCAGCTCGACCTCGCGGACGCCAGCGACGACCCGGCCGAGCGGGCAGCCCGTCTGCAGTTCGTGGTCGTCGGCGGCGGCTACGCCGGCACCGAGACCGCCGCCTGCCTGCAGCGGCTGACGCACGCCGCCGTACAGCGCTACCCGCGGCTGGATCCGGGCCTGATCAAGTGGCATCTGATCGACATCGCGCCCAAGCTCATGCCGGAGCTGGGCGACAAGCTCGGCCGCAGCGCTCAGGAGATCCTCAAGCGGCGCGGCATCGACGTCTCGCTCGGCGTGTCGATCGACAAGGCGACTGGCGAGGAGGTCACGTTCACCGACGGCCGGGTGGTGCCGACGCACACGCTCATCTGGACGGCGGGTGTGGTCGCGAGCCCGCTGATCGCCACGCTCGGCGCGGAGACGATCAAGGGCCGGCTGGCGGTGACCGCCGAGATGTGCCTGCCGGGCCACGACGGGGTGTTCGCGCTCGGGGACGCGGCCGCCGTGCCCGACGAGGCGAAGGGCGTGCCGGGCGCGGTCTGCCCGCCCACCGCACAGCACGCCATGCGGCAGGGCCGCAAGGTCGCCGACAACGTCATCGCGACCCTGCGCAACCAGCCGATGGCGCCCTACGTGCACAAGGACCTGGGCCTCGTCGTCGACCTCGGCGGCAAGGACGCGGTGTCCAAGCCGCTCGGCATCGAACTGCGGGGTCTGCCCGCCCAGCTGGTGGCCCGCGGCTACCACTGGGGGGCGCTGCGCACCAATGTCGCCAAGGCCCGCGTGATGACCAACTGGCTGCTGAACGCGGTGGCGGGCGACGATTTCGTCCGCACCGGCTTCCAGGCCCGCAAGCCGGCCCGGCTGAAGGACTTCGAGTTCACCGACTCGTACCTGACGCCGGAGCAGGTGCGGGCCCGGGTGGAGGGCAAGGCGCTCGAGCAGTCGTGA
- a CDS encoding ATP-binding protein, with protein MATEPRWDDTPPAEETYERTFSFAGELRNVTEARSAAEDFLGVLAGSAPPGAHEYWDDILLVVTELAANVIQYAPGPFDLRMRRTFDGVHVTMRDTSTTKPEPRPFHPRTGGGGIGWHLVHTLCTQVSVVVHDHGKDIHVFLPW; from the coding sequence ATGGCGACGGAGCCGCGTTGGGACGACACACCTCCTGCGGAGGAGACGTACGAGCGTACGTTCTCCTTCGCGGGTGAGCTGCGCAACGTCACGGAGGCGCGGTCCGCCGCGGAGGACTTCCTCGGCGTCCTGGCCGGCAGCGCCCCGCCGGGCGCGCACGAGTACTGGGACGACATCCTGCTGGTCGTCACCGAGCTGGCCGCCAACGTGATCCAGTACGCGCCCGGGCCGTTCGACCTGCGGATGCGCCGCACCTTCGACGGAGTGCACGTCACGATGCGCGACACGAGCACGACCAAGCCTGAGCCGCGCCCCTTCCACCCGCGCACGGGCGGCGGCGGCATCGGCTGGCATCTGGTGCACACGCTGTGCACCCAGGTCAGCGTCGTCGTACACGACCACGGCAAGGACATCCACGTCTTCCTGCCCTGGTGA
- a CDS encoding FUSC family protein: MRQAVRSGWARTWDRLAASDPGLLRLTAGLRTVAAIALTLAVLGLLRVPTPQLVAGAIAAMVSTFAIREKERSGQAVTLALGLPVALTSVSLGALLSQRVVAGDLFFVALIFCAVYSRRFGDRGTALGLIGFQVYFLSLFVGAAPASLPALYGVLTVAFVCSAVVRFVLLPQTPTGTLDRLRRAFRARLGQLIASQVELLDAGPGDVEKVLEDLRTRTARLHETALMIQGRLEDGTSDEATARLLQRRIADAEIAAERLGLLLLTARSAERTDTLTLHLPGAPLPTGGELPVRDEATTVLRRDLEALRLLVLRPLGEASGTALAHMRNQLLGYREEENLPKAAPAVQDVFRGLGEAARAVLGLRTALEGPQDESDDTPATARSREELEAEDAAIESSEEDEPKEPEPTGLGRPTTRAAVQVAIGSALAIAGGELLSSQRWYWAVLTCWIVFINTASTGEILVKGYRRLLGTMLGVVAGILLAGLVGNHTWTAFGLVLLFVFAMFYTAPLSYTLMSFFVTAMLGLLYTLLNTYTLAVLVLRVEETALGAACGVFAAALVLPIHTDRRTNELLVTVLERLADVTRGAVEQLSGGTGADLVEQARELDQALADLRAAIQPLTHPITPMRARRATARYVVALLETCAYHARSLAATAELLPTHPTIAADPRLRQACGRIVHNIEAIAGHVADPRSEARTRTGPSIASMLEPGTLRTPRYGRVTDRVLRHLQRLDEAVSGLGRPLGVSTAAQPAK, translated from the coding sequence GTGAGGCAAGCGGTTCGGTCCGGGTGGGCACGTACATGGGACCGGCTCGCCGCGTCCGATCCGGGGCTGCTCAGACTCACCGCGGGGCTGCGCACGGTCGCCGCCATCGCCCTCACGCTGGCCGTGCTCGGGCTGCTGCGAGTGCCGACACCCCAGTTGGTCGCCGGCGCGATCGCAGCTATGGTCTCGACCTTCGCCATCCGGGAGAAGGAGCGCTCGGGCCAGGCCGTCACGCTCGCGCTCGGCCTGCCCGTGGCGCTCACCTCGGTGTCGCTCGGCGCGCTGCTGAGCCAACGGGTCGTCGCGGGCGACCTGTTCTTCGTGGCCCTCATCTTCTGCGCCGTCTACAGCCGCCGCTTCGGCGACCGCGGCACGGCACTGGGCCTGATCGGCTTCCAGGTCTACTTCCTCTCCCTGTTCGTGGGTGCCGCCCCGGCGTCGCTGCCCGCGCTCTACGGCGTGCTCACGGTGGCGTTCGTGTGCAGCGCCGTCGTCCGGTTCGTCCTGCTGCCGCAGACCCCGACGGGCACCCTGGACCGGCTGCGGCGCGCCTTCCGCGCCCGGCTCGGCCAGCTGATCGCCAGTCAGGTCGAGCTGCTGGACGCGGGACCCGGCGACGTGGAGAAGGTCCTGGAGGACCTGCGCACCCGCACGGCCCGGCTGCACGAGACGGCGCTGATGATCCAGGGGCGGCTGGAGGACGGCACCTCCGACGAGGCGACGGCACGGCTGCTGCAGCGCAGGATCGCGGACGCGGAGATCGCCGCCGAGCGGCTGGGGCTGTTGCTGCTCACCGCGCGCAGTGCCGAGCGGACGGACACCCTGACCCTGCACCTGCCCGGCGCTCCCCTGCCGACGGGCGGCGAGCTGCCCGTGCGGGACGAGGCGACCACCGTGCTGCGCCGGGACCTCGAGGCGCTGCGGCTGCTGGTGCTGCGGCCGCTGGGCGAGGCGTCGGGGACGGCGCTGGCGCACATGCGCAACCAGCTGCTGGGCTACCGCGAGGAGGAGAACCTGCCGAAGGCCGCCCCGGCCGTGCAGGACGTCTTCCGCGGCCTCGGTGAGGCGGCGCGGGCCGTGCTCGGCCTGCGGACCGCGCTGGAGGGGCCGCAGGACGAGTCGGACGACACGCCGGCGACGGCCCGCTCCCGGGAGGAACTGGAGGCCGAGGACGCCGCGATCGAGAGCAGCGAGGAGGACGAGCCGAAGGAGCCGGAGCCGACCGGGCTCGGCCGGCCCACCACCCGGGCCGCCGTGCAGGTGGCGATCGGTTCGGCGCTGGCCATCGCGGGCGGTGAACTGCTGTCCAGCCAGCGCTGGTACTGGGCGGTACTGACCTGCTGGATCGTGTTCATCAACACCGCGTCCACCGGGGAGATCCTGGTGAAGGGCTACCGGCGGCTGCTGGGCACGATGCTCGGCGTGGTGGCCGGCATCCTGCTGGCCGGGCTGGTGGGGAACCACACCTGGACGGCGTTCGGGCTGGTGCTGCTGTTCGTCTTCGCGATGTTCTACACCGCACCGCTGTCGTACACGCTGATGTCGTTCTTCGTCACGGCGATGCTGGGACTGCTGTACACCCTGCTGAACACGTACACGCTGGCGGTGCTGGTGCTACGGGTGGAGGAGACGGCGCTGGGCGCGGCCTGTGGGGTGTTCGCGGCGGCACTGGTGCTGCCGATCCACACCGACCGCCGGACCAACGAGCTCCTCGTGACGGTCCTGGAGCGGCTCGCCGACGTCACCCGGGGCGCCGTGGAGCAGTTGAGCGGCGGCACCGGCGCCGATCTGGTGGAGCAGGCCCGGGAGCTGGACCAGGCGCTGGCGGACCTGCGCGCGGCCATCCAGCCGCTGACGCATCCGATCACTCCGATGCGCGCCCGCCGGGCCACCGCACGGTACGTGGTGGCGCTGCTGGAGACGTGCGCCTACCACGCGCGTTCGCTCGCGGCCACGGCCGAGCTGCTGCCGACGCATCCGACGATCGCGGCGGACCCCCGGCTGCGCCAGGCGTGCGGGCGGATCGTGCACAACATCGAGGCGATCGCCGGCCACGTGGCGGATCCGCGGTCCGAGGCCCGGACGCGGACCGGCCCCAGCATCGCGTCGATGCTGGAGCCGGGAACCCTGCGCACTCCGCGCTACGGGCGGGTGACCGACCGGGTGCTGCGCCATCTGCAGCGGCTGGACGAGGCGGTGTCCGGTCTGGGGCGGCCACTGGGTGTCAGCACGGCGGCGCAGCCGGCAAAGTGA
- a CDS encoding cyclic nucleotide-binding domain-containing protein, whose amino-acid sequence MTKAIKLLTALPQPQRERLMELAKEVSFAEDSRIFEAGGTADRFWVIRSGAVHLDQQVTSRQRVTVASLGAGDMLGWSWLFPPYEWDFGAVAFSNVRAYEFDGPSVLALCVEDPLLGLSVVRTVAEILAHRLETTRGKLMDQYTSRRRSGPL is encoded by the coding sequence ATGACCAAAGCGATCAAACTGCTCACGGCCCTGCCCCAGCCCCAGCGGGAGCGCCTGATGGAGCTGGCCAAGGAGGTGTCCTTCGCGGAGGACAGCCGCATCTTCGAGGCGGGCGGCACGGCCGACCGGTTCTGGGTGATCCGCTCGGGCGCGGTCCACCTGGACCAGCAGGTCACCTCCCGGCAGCGGGTGACCGTCGCCTCGCTCGGCGCCGGCGACATGCTCGGCTGGTCCTGGCTGTTCCCTCCGTACGAGTGGGACTTCGGCGCGGTCGCCTTCAGCAACGTACGGGCCTACGAGTTCGACGGGCCCTCGGTGCTGGCGCTGTGCGTGGAGGACCCGCTGCTGGGCCTCTCCGTGGTGCGCACGGTGGCCGAGATCCTCGCCCACCGCCTGGAGACCACCCGCGGCAAGCTGATGGACCAGTACACGTCCCGCCGCCGCAGCGGACCCCTCTGA
- a CDS encoding long-chain fatty acid--CoA ligase, whose amino-acid sequence MRDVALAPDVTSPIAGGLADSVFDLADRDPTLPLLARRADPAATVWEEVTAVEVRDEVTDLAKGLVAAGISPGHRVALMARTRYEWTVLCHALWAVGAEVVPIHPTSAREQVEWILRDAGCVAVVVEDEQGVMTVGTVCTRLPRLRHVWQLDAGALRELTERGGVVPYTTVESLRRIVLPDSTAAIVYTSGTSGRPLGCALSHRGLAYPCDVLLAGWLHTAAPPGEQPSVLAFLPFSHVYGIMIMLTCVRGGVLMAHEPEMTEAALSSALTTFRPTYLYGVPSVFEKLYKNFLRAAEQAGRGALFQRAAQTARDFAAAEERRRLGGGAGPGFDLRLQHALYERTVYRRLRAALGGRVLRGTSGGSSLSRELSLFYEGIGVYVHDGYGLTESSGGITMQPLGREKSGTVGRPLPGTDVHVADDGEILVRGPSVFQGYVSDEGATRFALRGGWLATGDIGRLDSEGYLTITGRKKDIIVTSGGKSVAPAPLEQRLRMHPLVHQAVVIGDDRPCVGALITLDPEFLTHWRAVLALPGDLPGREAREENALREELARAVASANSAVSRAESIRVYRVLPEPFAPDNGLLTPSMKLRRDAIVRHCAAEIEAMYEARSQARRGPREQADWDEPDDVFR is encoded by the coding sequence ATGCGGGACGTCGCCCTCGCTCCAGACGTCACCTCGCCGATCGCCGGCGGCCTCGCCGACAGCGTCTTCGACCTCGCGGACCGTGATCCGACCCTGCCCCTCCTCGCGCGCCGCGCGGACCCCGCGGCCACCGTGTGGGAGGAGGTGACCGCGGTCGAGGTGCGGGACGAGGTGACCGACCTGGCCAAGGGGCTGGTCGCCGCCGGGATCTCGCCCGGGCACCGGGTGGCCCTGATGGCCCGTACCCGCTACGAGTGGACGGTGCTCTGCCACGCGCTGTGGGCCGTCGGCGCCGAGGTCGTGCCGATCCATCCGACGTCGGCGCGGGAGCAGGTCGAGTGGATCCTGCGGGACGCCGGCTGCGTGGCCGTGGTCGTCGAGGACGAGCAGGGCGTGATGACCGTGGGGACCGTGTGCACCCGGCTGCCGCGGCTGCGGCACGTCTGGCAGCTCGACGCGGGCGCGCTGCGGGAACTCACCGAGCGGGGCGGGGTCGTGCCGTACACGACCGTGGAGTCGCTGCGCCGGATCGTGCTGCCGGACTCCACGGCGGCCATCGTGTACACCTCCGGCACCTCGGGACGCCCGCTGGGCTGCGCGCTGAGCCACCGCGGGCTCGCCTACCCCTGTGACGTCCTGCTGGCCGGGTGGCTGCACACCGCGGCCCCGCCGGGCGAACAGCCGTCGGTGTTGGCCTTCCTGCCGTTCTCGCACGTCTACGGCATCATGATCATGCTGACGTGTGTGCGCGGCGGGGTCCTGATGGCGCACGAGCCGGAGATGACCGAGGCAGCCCTGTCCTCGGCGCTGACCACGTTCCGGCCGACGTACCTGTACGGGGTGCCGTCGGTGTTCGAGAAGCTGTACAAGAATTTCCTGCGCGCCGCCGAACAGGCGGGCCGGGGCGCGTTGTTCCAGCGGGCCGCGCAGACCGCGCGGGACTTCGCCGCGGCCGAGGAACGCCGTCGGCTGGGCGGCGGCGCGGGGCCCGGGTTCGACCTCAGACTGCAACACGCCCTGTACGAGCGGACGGTGTACCGCCGACTGCGCGCGGCCCTCGGCGGCAGGGTGCTGCGCGGCACCTCCGGCGGCTCCTCCCTCAGCCGCGAACTGTCCCTGTTCTACGAGGGCATCGGCGTGTACGTCCACGACGGTTACGGACTCACCGAGTCCTCCGGCGGGATCACCATGCAGCCGCTGGGCCGGGAGAAGTCGGGGACGGTGGGCCGGCCGCTGCCGGGCACCGACGTCCACGTGGCCGACGACGGGGAGATCCTGGTACGGGGGCCGTCGGTGTTCCAGGGCTACGTCAGCGACGAGGGGGCCACCCGTTTCGCGCTGCGCGGTGGCTGGCTGGCCACCGGGGACATCGGGCGGCTGGACTCCGAGGGCTATCTGACGATCACCGGGCGCAAGAAGGACATCATCGTCACCAGCGGCGGAAAGAGCGTGGCCCCGGCCCCGCTGGAGCAGCGGTTGCGCATGCATCCACTGGTCCACCAGGCGGTGGTGATCGGCGACGACCGGCCCTGTGTGGGCGCTCTGATCACCCTGGACCCGGAGTTCCTGACGCACTGGCGGGCCGTGCTGGCGCTGCCGGGCGATCTGCCGGGCCGTGAGGCGCGGGAGGAGAACGCGCTGCGGGAGGAGCTCGCGCGGGCCGTGGCCTCGGCGAACAGCGCGGTGTCCCGGGCGGAGTCCATCCGGGTCTACCGGGTCCTGCCGGAGCCGTTCGCCCCGGACAACGGACTGCTCACTCCGTCGATGAAACTGCGCAGGGACGCTATCGTGCGGCACTGCGCCGCAGAGATCGAGGCGATGTACGAGGCCCGGTCGCAGGCCCGGAGGGGGCCTCGGGAGCAGGCCGACTGGGACGAGCCGGACGACGTCTTCCGCTGA
- a CDS encoding SigB/SigF/SigG family RNA polymerase sigma factor, translated as MLTDLSTSRSGTPATTTAAAPARRSHDDAPDTAELFARLAELEDGPERDAARDELVNAWLPMAHRIAGRFRDRGESVEDLRQVAALGLVKAIDRFDPSRGAFESYAVPTITGEVKRHFRDRMWALRVPRRVQELRNKVRVARRELTQHPGSPEPTTAAVAAHTGLTEEEVTAGMEALESFSTLSLDAELSSGDDGYSLADTLGASDTSYDVVVDREAAKEGLRRLPERERAILYMRFFEDMTQSRIADQLGISQMHVSRLISRSCARVRDEAMGRRAGGDGPV; from the coding sequence ATGCTGACCGACCTGTCGACGAGCCGTTCCGGCACGCCCGCCACGACCACCGCCGCGGCCCCCGCCCGGCGGAGCCACGACGACGCCCCCGACACCGCGGAGCTGTTCGCCCGGCTTGCGGAGCTGGAGGACGGCCCCGAGCGGGACGCCGCACGCGACGAACTCGTCAACGCCTGGCTGCCCATGGCCCACCGGATCGCCGGCCGCTTCCGCGACCGCGGCGAGTCCGTCGAGGACCTGCGCCAGGTGGCCGCGCTCGGGCTGGTGAAGGCGATCGACCGGTTCGACCCGTCCCGGGGAGCCTTCGAGAGTTACGCCGTGCCGACCATCACCGGAGAGGTCAAGCGGCACTTCCGCGACCGGATGTGGGCCCTGCGGGTGCCGCGCCGGGTGCAGGAGCTGCGCAACAAGGTGCGCGTCGCCCGCCGGGAACTGACCCAGCACCCGGGCAGCCCCGAACCCACGACCGCCGCCGTCGCCGCGCACACCGGGCTCACGGAGGAGGAGGTGACCGCGGGCATGGAGGCGCTGGAGAGCTTCAGCACCCTCTCCCTGGACGCCGAACTCTCCTCGGGCGACGACGGCTACAGCCTCGCCGACACCCTCGGCGCGTCCGACACCTCCTACGACGTCGTGGTCGACCGCGAGGCCGCCAAGGAGGGGCTGCGCCGCCTGCCCGAACGCGAACGGGCGATCCTCTACATGCGCTTCTTCGAGGACATGACGCAGAGCCGGATCGCCGACCAGCTGGGCATCTCCCAGATGCACGTCTCCCGGCTCATCAGCCGCAGCTGCGCCCGCGTCCGCGACGAGGCGATGGGCCGCCGCGCGGGCGGCGACGGACCCGTATGA
- a CDS encoding LysE/ArgO family amino acid transporter: MSNALTAAVAGFGTGLSLIVAIGAQNAFVLRQGVRRDAVLAVVGICALSDALLIALGVGGVGAVVVAWPGALEAVGVVGGAFLLCYGALAARRVLRPGTGLRTDGEAAGSRRRAVLTCLAMTWLNPHVYLDTVFLLGSLAADRGPLRWTFGLGAAAASLCWFAALGFGARLLGRFLARPGSWRVLDGLVAVTMLALGAMLVIGS; the protein is encoded by the coding sequence ATGAGCAACGCCCTTACCGCCGCGGTCGCCGGATTCGGCACCGGCCTGTCCCTCATCGTCGCCATCGGCGCCCAGAACGCCTTCGTCCTGCGGCAGGGGGTGCGCCGCGACGCCGTCCTCGCCGTGGTCGGCATCTGCGCGCTGTCCGACGCGTTGCTCATCGCGCTCGGCGTCGGCGGCGTCGGGGCGGTCGTGGTGGCCTGGCCCGGCGCGCTCGAGGCGGTCGGCGTCGTCGGCGGTGCCTTCCTCCTCTGCTACGGCGCCCTCGCCGCACGCCGGGTGCTCCGGCCCGGTACCGGGCTGCGGACCGACGGCGAGGCGGCCGGTTCCCGCCGGCGGGCGGTGCTCACCTGCCTCGCGATGACCTGGCTCAACCCGCACGTCTACCTGGACACCGTGTTCCTGCTCGGCTCCCTCGCCGCCGACCGGGGTCCGCTGCGCTGGACCTTCGGGCTCGGGGCGGCGGCCGCCAGCCTGTGCTGGTTCGCCGCGCTCGGCTTCGGGGCCCGGCTGCTCGGCCGGTTCCTGGCGCGGCCCGGATCCTGGCGGGTGCTGGACGGCCTCGTCGCCGTGACCATGCTGGCGCTGGGAGCGATGCTCGTCATCGGATCCTGA